The proteins below come from a single Stomoxys calcitrans chromosome 1, idStoCalc2.1, whole genome shotgun sequence genomic window:
- the LOC106085451 gene encoding T-cell activation inhibitor, mitochondrial, with product MLRNILSGIKYHAFLPANNNVQIVRSLNTELAAALRPFYFVVHPDLFGQHPEQRAVNEDSLKQLSSHMQLIQENKFYALRETKVLKFYIRDDKAEDRNTFKLIKVTLDNRSKDAKTIITKLLELCNLPTDYVKSLKSIPTSGTGNLSNDRAETTGFKPGQDYRYGSEFAGFEYSYYKAKEENKKSIDTWMADNSDLAKQRAKDLQPLKRDVEILQKDVIENLGLQDARYDCGWNFEHYRGCLKTLERLAALHKDHVKHLRGRVVVFAPFTGISLEGHVMLFTGDVLNNWIEFIRNIPKHDAFLKKIPLYENTLSQVLRNIRIGRRKFMPKQQAVEYAGHLMKVTTTLGDYLTLNKFPKSWPSTLTEYEIVIESEAGPLMVSPTGQLIAPATCPGFMLVDFISTNMPIAKERMAKYQEEKHIERELTKRCIEEMRLKSLTKDDSVTPEKMIGTLNDLLKCNKTQFSDLDLHITNYYSVLTDGIVCIPWDFNTRL from the exons ATGTTGCGGAATATACTTAGCGGTATAAAATACCATGCGTTTCTTCCAGCAAATAACAATGTACAAATTGTCCGTTCTTTAAACACTGAATTGGCAGCTGCTCTAAGACCATTCTATTTTGTCGTGCATCCTGATCTCTTTGGACAGCATCCGGAGCAACGCGCTGTCAATGAAGACTCGTTGAAACAATTAAGTTCTCATATGCAATTGATACAAGAAAATAAATTCTATGCTTTACGTGAAACGaaggttttaaaattttacatacgcGATGACAAAGCAGAAGATAGAAATACATTTAAGTTGATTAAAGTTACCTTGGACAATCGATCGAAAGATGCTAAAACGATAATAACAAAACTACTCGAGTTGTGCAATCTACCAACAGACTATGTTAAAAGCCTTAAGAGTATACCGACATCGGGTACTGGCAACTTAAGTAATGACAGAGCTGAAACAACAGGCTTTAAACCTGGCCAAGATTACCGTTATGGATCTGAATTCGCAGGATTTGAATACTCTTATTATAAG gccaaagaggaaaataaaaaatctattGATACATGGATGGCAGATAATTCGGATTTAGCCAAACAGCGCGCTAAAGATTTGCAGCCACTCAAACGTGATGTCGAAATTCTCCAAAAAGATGTCATTGAAAATCTTGGTTTACAAGATGCTCGCTACGATTGCGGTTGGAATTTCGAGCATTATAGAGGTTGCCTAAAAACCTTGGAACGTTTGGCTGCCCTGCACAAGGATCATGTGAAACATTTACGCGGACGTGTTGTCGTATTCGCTCCATTTACCGGCATAAGTCTAGAGGGACATGTTATGCTCTTCACCGGAGATGTTCTTAATAATTGGATCGAATTTATACGCAACATTCCGAAACACGATGCCTTTCTTAAGAAGATACCACTCTATGAAAATACTCTTTCGCAGGTGTTACGGAATATTCGAATTGGAAGGAGAAAATTCATGCCAAAGCAACAGGCTGTGGAATATGCCGGACATCTAATGAAAGTAACCACAACACTTGGAGATTATTTAACTTTAAATAAATTTCCCAAATCATGGCCTTCCACACTGACTGAATATGAGATTGTTATTGAATCTGAAGCAGGTCCTTTGATGGTCAGTCCTACAGGACAATTAATAGCACCAGCCACTTGTCCCGGATTTATGTTAGTTGATTTTATAAGTACAAACATGCCAATAGCCAAGGAACGCATGGCAAAATATCAGGAAGAAAAACACATAGAACGAGAATTAACTAAACGTTGTATTGAGGAAATGAGATTGAAATCATTGACCAAAGACGACTCTGTGACTCCAGAGAAAATGATTGGAACATTGAACGACTTATTGAAATGCAACAAAACACAATTTTCCGACCTTGATTTGCATATAACAAACTATTATTCGGTACTGACCGATGGCATTGTGTGTATACCGTGGGACTTCAATACGAGGTTATAG